The DNA sequence CCATCGCCGCCGACGCGATCGCTCGCGGCGGCACGAGCGTCGTGGACGCCGCGTCCGCGCGCGCGGGCGGCAAGGGGATCAACGTCTCGCGCGTCCTGGCCCAGGTGGGCGTCGCGACGCGGGCCGTGGCGCCCGTGGGGTCCGCCGAGGCTGCCTGGTTCGCCGCCGACCTGGCCGGCGTGGGCCATGCGCTGATCGAGTGCGACCGGCCGACCCGCCGCTCGTACGCGCTGCACGAGGCCGCCGCCGACGTCACCTCAGTCGTCAACGAGCGCGGCGCCCCACTGGCGCCCGGGGAGTGGGCGCGCGTGCTGCGCGCCCTCGACGCGGCGCTCGCCGCCGGCCCGCGTGGCGACCCGGCCGCGGCGCTCGCGGTGTGCGGCTCGATCCCGCCCGGAGCCCCGGACGACCTGGTGGCGCGCGTCGTCGCGCTCGGCGCCCGGTGCGGGGCGCCCGTCGTCGTCGACACCTGCGGCCCCGGCCTGTTGGCCGCCGCACGGGCGGGGGCGACGCTGGTCAAGCCCAACCGCGACGAGCTCGCCGAGGCGGTGGGCGACGCCGGTCCGCTCGCCGGAGCGGCGGCGCTGCAGGCGCTCGGCGCGCGCGTCGTGATCGTCTCGCTCGGCCCGGACGGACTGGTGGTCGTCCCACCCCGCG is a window from the Xylanimonas ulmi genome containing:
- a CDS encoding 1-phosphofructokinase family hexose kinase produces the protein MIVTLTPNPAVDLTIAADAIARGGTSVVDAASARAGGKGINVSRVLAQVGVATRAVAPVGSAEAAWFAADLAGVGHALIECDRPTRRSYALHEAAADVTSVVNERGAPLAPGEWARVLRALDAALAAGPRGDPAAALAVCGSIPPGAPDDLVARVVALGARCGAPVVVDTCGPGLLAAARAGATLVKPNRDELAEAVGDAGPLAGAAALQALGARVVIVSLGPDGLVVVPPRGPAVRARLAAPLRGNPTGAGDAAVAGAVSLLVDAPLRRALLGGEVAATTAVARRAAAWSAAAVLMPRAGELHPDHPRLERELMVEAIDRRE